AAATCTGTAGGGTAAGTTGGAGTCTGAGTTACTGTTTCACCAGTTGCTGGAGACTTTTCATAGTAATTCACTACAATCTGACAGTTGTTTTCTACAATAGAAGTTATTTTAATTTCATATCCTGTAGATTCTTTTCTACCTGCAAAAATTCCAACTAAATATTGTTTTGTAAAATCGATGTTAGGATCACTTGCAACAGGACAGCTGCCAGCAGTTTTTGTAAATAATTGATTCAATTTTTCTTCAGTTGCAACAACAGTGACTGCAGCAGCACTAGGAGGTGCTTTTACAGTATAATTGCACAATAAAGGAAATCCGGTAAATTCTACATTAGTATTAGCGCCACAGTCAACATAATTATCGTCCCCATTATTAAGAGAGCAGGCACTAAATCCAAAAGCTACAAATAAGCTCAACATTAATTTTTTCATAATTTATTTTAATAGGTTTATATCTTGTAGATAGCGCTTTTAAAAAAAGGTTGCGTAGATGATGCAATTTTTTTTATTTTTTTATTTTGAGTAAAATGTTGGTTTAGTTTGGATTGATTATGAATTCGTGAAATTTCTATTTTTAAAACTAAGCACTACGTATTATTGCGTACTTTTACGTAAAATAAACTTAGTTATGTCTGATTATCTACCATTTTTATTGGGTTTTATTGTAGCGCTTTTTATTGGGTTATACTTAGGGAAAGTACTTGCTGGTTCAAAAACTCAATCAGAAAAAGGCATTTTTGAAGAAAGATTGAATGCTTTAAATGCACAATTGCAAATGCAGAAAGACCAATTTGAAAATGAAAAAAATAATTTTCAGAAACAATTGCAATTTCATCTTTCTGAAAAAGAAAGTATCCGAACAGAAAAAGACAGTCTGGCCATTCAGCTTTCTAAAAAAGAAGTTGACTTTGAAAATCTATGGGAACGTCACAAAGAACAAAAAAGTGAAATCAACGAACTTCAAGAAAAATTTACCAAAGAATTTGAAAATTTAGCCAATAAAATTCTGGAAGAAAAATCGGCAAAGTTTACCGAACAGAATAGCGAGAATATGAAAAGTATTCTTTTACCGCTTCAGGATAAAATTCACATTTTCGAACAAAAAGTAGATCAGACGCACAAAGAAAGCATCGATTACCACGCCGCGCTCCGTCAACAGATTTTGGGCTTAAGCGAAATGAATGCGCAGATGAGTAAAGAAACTCTGAACTTAACCAAAGCGTTAAAAGGCGACAATAAAATGCAGGGGAATTGGGGCGAACTGGTTTTAGAACGCGTTCTGGAAAAATCAGGTTTAGAAAAAGGAAGAGAATACGAAGTACAGCAGAGTTTTACGAACAGCGAAGGGAATCGTGTTTTGCCAGATGTTGTGATAAATCTTCCAGACGGAAAGAAAATGATTGTCGATTCGAAAGTTTCACTCGCTGCCTATGAAAAATGGATTAACGAAGAGTCTGAACTTTTGAAAATAGAGTTTTTAAAGGAACATGTTAATTCGATAAGAAGGCATGTGGAACAGCTTGGCAGTAAAAATTACCACGATTTGTATCAAATGGAAAGTCCGGATTTTGTATTGCTTTTTATTCCGATGGAACCTGCGTTTGCAATTGCTTTAAATGAAGAT
This portion of the Flavobacterium panacagri genome encodes:
- the rmuC gene encoding DNA recombination protein RmuC, whose translation is MSDYLPFLLGFIVALFIGLYLGKVLAGSKTQSEKGIFEERLNALNAQLQMQKDQFENEKNNFQKQLQFHLSEKESIRTEKDSLAIQLSKKEVDFENLWERHKEQKSEINELQEKFTKEFENLANKILEEKSAKFTEQNSENMKSILLPLQDKIHIFEQKVDQTHKESIDYHAALRQQILGLSEMNAQMSKETLNLTKALKGDNKMQGNWGELVLERVLEKSGLEKGREYEVQQSFTNSEGNRVLPDVVINLPDGKKMIVDSKVSLAAYEKWINEESELLKIEFLKEHVNSIRRHVEQLGSKNYHDLYQMESPDFVLLFIPMEPAFAIALNEDPALYTKAFDRNIVIVTPSTLLATLRTIDSMWTNQKQQENAFEIARQAGALYDKFEGFVSDLVRIGNKIKDTKTEYESAMNKLVEGKGNLITSVERLKKMGAKAKKSLPENIITRALNSDENELLN